The Amycolatopsis methanolica 239 nucleotide sequence GCCAGGGTCGGGCCGCGGTCTTTTGGCGCGCGGGAGCGCGGGCTCACCGTTGCTCGGGATGTGCGTGAGGTCGCCGGCCAGCGGACCCGGGTGACGGGTGGTGAAGCTGCATCCACGGCTGTGCGGACGCCGGAGCCGGGGGCGCAGGAAGTCTCAGGTCCCGGCGCTCACGAATCCGTCACCCCTGGACAGCAGAGGGGCGGGCACCCTGCCGGATGCCCGCCCCGCGGAAGATCAAGCTCAGAGCTGGTTGACGCGCTTGGCCATCGCCGACTTCTTGTTGGCGGCCTGGTTCGCGTGGATGACGCCCTTGCTGGCGGCCTTGTCCAGGGCGCGAGCGGCGGCCTGCTGCAGCTCGACGGCCTTGGCCTTGTCGCCCGACTCGGCGGCCTCGCGGAACTTGCGGATCGCGGTCTTCACCGAGGACTTGACCGACTGGTTGCGCTGGCGCGCCTTCTCGTTGGTCTTGATGCGCTTGATCTGGGACTTGATGTTGGCCATGAAGGCGCTCCTTCGATCTGTCGGTGGGCTCACTGCCGCGCTGTACCGGCCCCGGCGTGCGGGTTTCCTCCCTGGCGGAATGCCGCACGGCAACGACCGACAAGGTTAGCAGGGCGCTACGGTGGCACTCGCACTGGTCTGGGGGAGGGGGCAAGTGAACGGCACGGCGCTCGGGCTCGTCCTCGTCGCCGCCGTCGTGCACGCCGCGTGGAACCTCGCGGCCAAGCGGGTCGACGACGGGGCCCGGTTCGTCTTCCTCTACTACACCGTCTCGGCGGTGGTCTGCGCCCCGGTCGCGGTCGTGGCACTGGTGATCGAGGGGCAGCATCCACAATGGATCTGGCTGCCCGCCGCGCTGCTGACCGCCGTCTTCCACATCGCCTACGGCATCGTCCTGCAGCGCGGCTACCGCGTCGGCGACCTGTCCGTCGTCTACCCGCTGGCGCGCGGGAGCGGGCCACTGCTTTCGGTGCTCGCGGCGGTCGTCCTGCTCGGCGAACGGCCCGGGTGGCTCGGGCTCGCCGGTGCGCTCCTCGTCGTGACCGGGGTGCTCGTGATCGGGCTCGGCTCGCGCTCGGCGGCCGACGCCCGCGCCCGCCGGGCCGGGGTCTTCTACGGGCTGCTCACCGGGGTCGCCATCGCGGCCTACACCCTCTGGGACGACCACGCCGTCAACGCCCTCGCCGTCCCGCCGCTGACCTACTTCGCCGCCGGCTCCGTGCTGCAGAGCCTGCTGCTCGCGCCCGCGGCCGTGCGGGCGGGCGGACGGATCGGCGCGCTGTGGCGGACGCACTGGCGGGAGGCGGTGGCCGTCGGAGTGCTGTCGCCGGTCGCCTACGTGCTCGTGCTCTACGCGATGCGCATGGCGCCGGTCAGCCTGGTCGCGCCCGCGCGCGAGGTGAGCATCGTGCTGGGCGGGATCGCGGCCTGGCTCGTGCTGGACGAGCCGAACCCGGCGCGCCGCCTGGTCGGCTCGGTCGTCGTCCTGGCCGGAATTGCCGCGATTGCGGCTTCCTGACCAGGTGGGGTAGGCAGGAGGTATGGACGTCCTGAGCAGCCGGGTGCTGATCCACCCCCGCGACCCCGAGAAGACGACGGCGTTCTACCGGGACGTGCTCGGCCTGGCCATCTACCGCACGTTCCCCGGCGGGACCGTGTTCTTCACCGGCCAGGGCTACCTGGAGGTCGTCGGCCGCGGCGAGAGGGGCACCAGCCCGGACGTCGAGCTGTGGTTCCAGGTCCGCGACCTCAAGGCCACGCTCGACGAGCTGGCCGAACGCGGGGTCGTGCCGGACCGCGAGGCCCGCCGCGAGCCGTGGGGCCTGGACGAGGCGCGCATCTCCGACCCGGACGGCACGTCGATCGTGCTGGTGGAGATACCGCCGGACCATCCACTGCGGACGGACATCCGCGCGCGGTGAGCCGCGACGCGGGACCGGTGGCGAGCCGGGAGCTGGGGATCCCGTGGGGCCGTCCCTCTCGGGGCGGCTTATTCCGTGGGCCGGTGCAGCTGACGGCGGATCTCGCCGAGCTGCGTCTGTGGCGCACTCGCGAGCGCTGAATCGTGTGCCGGGTGGGCGGCGCCGCTGACGGCGGATCGCGCCGGGGCAGGTGTGTACGTGGGCTGGTGGTGCGCTTGGGAGGGCTGATGGCGTGCGGGCTCAGGCGGGGCGCTGGGCGCGGAACTGGGCGGCCAGCGGCGCGGTGACGCCCGGGGGTTGCCACACCCACGTCTGCAGCTCCGTGAATCCAGCGTCGACCAGTTCGGCCGCCAGCGCGTGCCGCGGCACGGGGAGCCACTTGTCGTGCGCCGAGAGGATCAGCCTGCCGCCCGGGCGCAGCACCCGCCGCAGCTCGTGGAAGCCCGCGAGGCGGTCGTCCCACAGTTGGACGTTGTTCACGCTCACCACGACGTCCACGGAGGCCTCGTCCAGGCCCGTCCGCTCCGCCGAACCGCGGGTCAGCCGGACCCGGCCCGCCGCGATCTCCGCCGCGCAGCGGGCCTGCGCCTGCGCCAGCATCTCCGGCGACGGATCCACCCCGTGCGCCACCGCCGCGCGCCGGCCGGCCAAGCGCAGGCCCACCCCGGGACCGGGGCCGACCATCAGCACCGTCTCCTCCGGGGTGAGCCTCGCCACGTCCACCACGTGCGATTCCGTCGCGCCGTTCGCCTGGGCCATCACGGCGCCGCCGATGCGGCCCAGCAGGCCGCGGGGGTGACCGAAGGCCCGGTCCAGGATCTGCTCGATGGTTGTGCTCATACCTCCAGGTCAGCACTCGCCACCGCTCACCGGCATCGGGGATGACCCGGAAATCGGGCATGGGAACATGGAGTCGTACCCCACGACGAGCCGAGGATCCGAGTGAGCACGTTCGCCGACCAGACCTTCACGCCGCCGGAGCAGATCCGGAACTTCTGCATCATCGCGCACATCGACCACGGCAAGTCCACCCTGGCCGACCGGATGCTGCAGCTCACCGGCGTGGTCGAGGAGCGGGCCATGCGCGCGCAGTACCTCGACCGGATGGACATCGAGCGCGAGCGGGGCATCACGATCAAGGCCCAGAACGTGCGCCTCCCGTGGCAGGTCGACGGCCGCGACCACGTCCTGCACCTCATCGACACCCCGGGCCACGTGGACTTCACCTACGAGGTCTCCCGGGCACTGGAGGCGTGCGAGGGCGCGATCCTGCTGGTCGACGCGGCACAGGGCATCGAGGCGCAGACCCTGGCCAACCTGTACCTGGCGCTGGAGAAGGACCTGCACATCATCCCGGTCCTGAACAAGATCGACCTCCCCGCCGCTGACCCGGACAAGTACGCCGCCGAGCTGGCGCACATCATCGGCTGCGACCCGTCCGAGGTGCTGCGCGTCTCGGCGAAGACCGGCATGGGTGTGCCCGACCTGCTGGACGAGGTCGTCCGCCAGGTGCCGCCGCCGGTGGGCGACGCCGACGCCCCGGCCCGCGCAATGATCTTCGACTCGGTGTACGACACCTACCGCGGCGTCGTCACCTACATCCGCGTCGTGGACGGCAAGATCACGCCGCGCGAGCGGATCCGGATGATGTCCACCGGCGCCACGCACGAGCTGCTGGAAGTCGGCATCATCTCGCCGGAGCCCAAGCCCAGCGCGGGTCTCGGCGTCGGCGAGGTGGGTTACCTCATCACCGGCGTGAAGGACGTCCGCCAGTCCCGGGTCGGTGACACCGTCACCTCCGAGCGCAAGGGCGCCACCGAGCCGCTGGCCGGCTACCGCGACCCCAAGCCGATGGTGTTCTCCGGCCTCTACCCGGTGGACGGCTCGGACTACCCGGAGCTGCGTGAGGCGCTGGAGAAGCTGCAGCTCAACGACGCGGCCCTGACCTACGAGCCGGAAACGTCGGTCGCGCTCGGTTTCGGTTTCCGCTGCGGCTTCCTCGGCCTGCTGCACCTGGAGATCACCCGCGACCGGCTGGAGCGCGAGTTCGGCCTGGATCTGATCGCGACCGCGCCGAACGTCGAGTACCGCGTGGTGCAGGACGACGGCACCGAGGTGATGGTGACCAACCCGTCCGACTGGCCGACCGGTGTGAAGATCGCCGAGGTGCACGAGCCGCTGTCGAAGGTCACCGTGATCGCCCCGTCGGAGTTCATCGGCGCGATCATGGAGCTGTGCCAGAGCAAGCGCGGCAACCTGCTCGGCATGGACTACCTGTCGGAGGACCGCGTCGAGCTGCGCTACAACCTGCCGCTCGCCGAGATCATCTTCGACTTCTTCGACTCGCTGAAGTCCCGCACCCGCGGCTACGCCTCGCTGGACTACGAGGAGGCCGGCACCCAGGTCGCCGATCTGGTGAAGGTCGACATCCTGTTGCAGGGCGAGCCGGTCGACGCGTTCTCCGCGATCGTGCACAAGGACGCTGCCTACGGCTACGGCAACAAGATGGCGGGCCGGCTGCGCGAGCTGATCCCGCGGCAGCAGTTCGAGGTGCCGATCCAGGCGGCGGTCGGGTCGCGGATCATCGCGCGCGAGACGATCCGCGCGATCCGCAAGGACGTGCTTTCCAAGTGCTACGGCGGTGACATCTCGCGGAAGCGGAAGTTGCTGGAGAAGCAGAAGGAAGGCAAGAAGCGGATGAAGAACATCGGCCGGGTCG carries:
- a CDS encoding DMT family transporter; protein product: MNGTALGLVLVAAVVHAAWNLAAKRVDDGARFVFLYYTVSAVVCAPVAVVALVIEGQHPQWIWLPAALLTAVFHIAYGIVLQRGYRVGDLSVVYPLARGSGPLLSVLAAVVLLGERPGWLGLAGALLVVTGVLVIGLGSRSAADARARRAGVFYGLLTGVAIAAYTLWDDHAVNALAVPPLTYFAAGSVLQSLLLAPAAVRAGGRIGALWRTHWREAVAVGVLSPVAYVLVLYAMRMAPVSLVAPAREVSIVLGGIAAWLVLDEPNPARRLVGSVVVLAGIAAIAAS
- the lepA gene encoding translation elongation factor 4, whose amino-acid sequence is MSTFADQTFTPPEQIRNFCIIAHIDHGKSTLADRMLQLTGVVEERAMRAQYLDRMDIERERGITIKAQNVRLPWQVDGRDHVLHLIDTPGHVDFTYEVSRALEACEGAILLVDAAQGIEAQTLANLYLALEKDLHIIPVLNKIDLPAADPDKYAAELAHIIGCDPSEVLRVSAKTGMGVPDLLDEVVRQVPPPVGDADAPARAMIFDSVYDTYRGVVTYIRVVDGKITPRERIRMMSTGATHELLEVGIISPEPKPSAGLGVGEVGYLITGVKDVRQSRVGDTVTSERKGATEPLAGYRDPKPMVFSGLYPVDGSDYPELREALEKLQLNDAALTYEPETSVALGFGFRCGFLGLLHLEITRDRLEREFGLDLIATAPNVEYRVVQDDGTEVMVTNPSDWPTGVKIAEVHEPLSKVTVIAPSEFIGAIMELCQSKRGNLLGMDYLSEDRVELRYNLPLAEIIFDFFDSLKSRTRGYASLDYEEAGTQVADLVKVDILLQGEPVDAFSAIVHKDAAYGYGNKMAGRLRELIPRQQFEVPIQAAVGSRIIARETIRAIRKDVLSKCYGGDISRKRKLLEKQKEGKKRMKNIGRVEVPQEAFVAALSTDEPSGDKGKKK
- the rpsT gene encoding 30S ribosomal protein S20, translating into MANIKSQIKRIKTNEKARQRNQSVKSSVKTAIRKFREAAESGDKAKAVELQQAAARALDKAASKGVIHANQAANKKSAMAKRVNQL
- a CDS encoding VOC family protein; its protein translation is MDVLSSRVLIHPRDPEKTTAFYRDVLGLAIYRTFPGGTVFFTGQGYLEVVGRGERGTSPDVELWFQVRDLKATLDELAERGVVPDREARREPWGLDEARISDPDGTSIVLVEIPPDHPLRTDIRAR
- a CDS encoding class I SAM-dependent methyltransferase, with product MSTTIEQILDRAFGHPRGLLGRIGGAVMAQANGATESHVVDVARLTPEETVLMVGPGPGVGLRLAGRRAAVAHGVDPSPEMLAQAQARCAAEIAAGRVRLTRGSAERTGLDEASVDVVVSVNNVQLWDDRLAGFHELRRVLRPGGRLILSAHDKWLPVPRHALAAELVDAGFTELQTWVWQPPGVTAPLAAQFRAQRPA